A portion of the Babylonia areolata isolate BAREFJ2019XMU chromosome 16, ASM4173473v1, whole genome shotgun sequence genome contains these proteins:
- the LOC143290775 gene encoding COX assembly mitochondrial protein homolog translates to MAEDKDKHVLKGGMGGGPLGLGDPEDKTLRNVEKEVMIPMKMKEKAKQEKCTLEVKEFGECAKEQGLLLPFMCRKVAKNLERCLSSWYQNPEFVAQCTQEYLEERSDYRRTGVKQKMKKKDAVIG, encoded by the exons ATGGCGGAAGACAAGGACAAGCATGTCCTCAAGGGTGGAATGGGTGGTGGACCACTTGGCTTAG GTGACCCGGAGGACAAGACGCTGCGCAACGTGGAGAAGGAGGTGATGATCCCCatgaagatgaaggagaaagCCAAACAGGAGAAATGCACGCTGGAGGTGAAAG AGTTTGGGGAGTGCGCCAAAGAGCAGGGGCTGCTGCTGCCGTTCATGTGTCGCAAGGTGGCCAAGAACCTGGAGCGGTGTCTGTCGTCCTG GTACCAGAACCCGGAGTTCGTGGCTCAGTGCACACAGGAATATCTGGAGGAGCGCTCAGACTACCGCCGGACAGGAGTcaaacagaagatgaagaagaaagatgcTGTCATTGGATGA